The following are encoded in a window of Oncorhynchus mykiss isolate Arlee chromosome 11, USDA_OmykA_1.1, whole genome shotgun sequence genomic DNA:
- the tbx16 gene encoding T-box transcription factor 16: MQSIRDMKSNFIAPPSSSIPGGPDAYHQGNIRMTLEDPELWKSFHEIGTEMIITKPGRRMFPHCKINLSGLMPCSKYILLVDMVPVDGFRYKWNKEKWEVAGKAEPQPPCRTYLHPDSPAPGSHWMKQTVSFLKLKLTNNTLDQHGHIILHSMHRYHPRFHIVQADDMYSVRWSVFQTFTFPETSFTSVTAYQNTKITKLKIDHNPFAKGFRDEGTNTKRRANRNPACPENKAKKIDCLSRESDEDSPPDFPRSSFEGYEGEQAELPKTKEEEVVKEERYSPWGPEREHGHHVRTDSPPGPDAREMYNAEQLVPAPASYQPYRFHEYGKSPSPSSSVGSSNGGSGRASFESRVSDVATVPEHEASKPSTHDIGPSPCGTQPSAGHHQDYTGVLNMAQAGKPGVLSHHIYTPYSTEQTLGQWSGPSPVQYPPPHHLPSDYSTPAVHHGYHHGNVAEWSQYPLFSYSCW, encoded by the exons ATGCAGTCCATCAGAG ACATGAAGTCCAACTTTAttgctccaccctcctcctctattCCCGGTGGTCCCGACGCCTATCACCAAGGCAACATCAGGATGACTCTGGAGGACCCAGAACTCTGGAAGTCTTTCCATGAAATTGGAACAGAGATGATTATCACTAAACCGGGCAG GAGAATGTTTCCACACTGTAAAATCAACCTTTCTGGGCTGATGCCTTGTTCCAAGTACATCTTGCTGGTTGACATGGTTCCTGTGGATGGTTTCAGGTATAAG TGGAATAAAGAGAAATGGGAAGTGGCTGGGAAAGCAGAGCCACAGCCCCCTTGCCGGACGTACCTGCACCCAGACTCTCCAGCCCCTGGGAGCCACTGGATGAAACAGACCGTGTCCTTCCTCAAGCTCAAGCTTACCAACAACACCCTAGACCAACATGGCCAT ATCATTTTGCACTCCATGCATCGCTACCACCCGCGCTTCCACATTGTCCAGGCAGACGACATGTACAGTGTACGCTGGAGTGTATTCCAGACCTTTACCTTCCCTGAGACCTCCTTCACCTCCGTCACTGCTTACCAGAACACTAAG ATAACCAAGCTGAAAATCGACCACAACCCATTTGCGAAAGGCTTTAGAGACGAAGGAACTAATACAAAAAG GCGCgctaacagaaacccagcctgccCAGAGAATAAAGCAAAGAAAATTGATTGTCTAAGCAGAGAGTCAGATGAGGACAGTCCTCCTG ACTTCCCCAGGTCATCATTTGAAGGATACGAAGGAGAGCAGGCAGAACTCCCCAAAACCAAAGAGGAGGAAGTGGTGAAAGAGGAACGCTACTCCCCCTGGGGGCCTGAGAGGGAGCATGGCCACCACGTCCGGACAGATTCACCCCCTGGACCTGACGCCAGAGAAATGTACAATGCAGAGCAGCTAGTACCAGCCCCAGCTTCATACCAGCCTTACAG GTTCCATGAATACGGGaagtctccatctccctcctccagcGTAGGCAGCAGCAACGGGGGTTCTGGACGGGCCAGCTTTGAGTCCAGAGTCTCTGATGTAGCCACAGTCCCAGAGCATGAGGCCTCCAAGCCCTCTACCCATGATATTGGACCATCTCCCTGTGGCACCCAGCCCTCTGCAGGACATCACCAGGACTACACAGGGGTGCTCAACATGGCCCAGGCAGGCAAGCCAGGGGTCCTCAGCCATCACATTTACACCCCTTACAGCACCGAGCAGACCCTGGGCCAGTGGAGCGGCCCCAGCCCCGTCCAGTACCCTCCCCCTCACCACCTGCCCTCTGACTACAGTACCCCGGCTGTGCACCACGGATATCACCATGGCAATGTGGCTGAGTGGAGCCAGTACCCACTCTTCTCTTACTCGTGCTGGTGA
- the klhl22 gene encoding kelch-like protein 22, whose translation MADDGELNQMGSPTSSSGQCGRQTYRSCAHSRSLLDGLFGLRQGGILFDVVLMVEGKPIQAHRILLAAACDYFRGMFAGGLRETQLTEIPVHGVTYTAMTKLLDFIYTSELELDLDNVQEVLVAATLVQIEEVIGFCCDFLFSWLDDSNILEVDKLADVYGLQQLGAKVHSYILRNIQTFSRTEVYRQLPPEKVLSVLSSDELEVSSENEVYEAALHYHYSPEQVETDQVSLQDNLRMLEAVRFCLMDKQVLQRLFGRLNQCPLKDFVAAALRYHEQELWQPILQGPLTQPRSNFNCILGFGGMFSSGSLTESEELFQVYHPSWGEWRTLTAAQAPRMSNQGIAVLNNFVYLIGGDKNTSGFRAETRCWRYDPRHNIWCSIKPLQQQHADHCVCVLDGHIYAIGGRDYSNELECVERYDPHTNTWEYVAALKREVYAHAGAVLDGKMYITCGRRGMAYLRETYCYDPQHNQWAECAEGPVERAWHGMAAVNGRVYVIGGSNDERGYRRDVLQVACYSPADNSWSVVTPLPAGHGEPGVAVLGSLIYILGGRSHDKSNRMKYVHVYNTEADLWESGTAFEDRISGLAACVVLLSRAVIDQAKNWEQRTKASWEEVDLDNSED comes from the exons ATGGCCGATGATGGGGAGCTGAACCAAATGGGGAGCCCCACCAGCTCATCTGGCCAATGTGGCCGCCAGACATATCGAAGTTGTGCCCATTCCCGCAGCCTGTTGGATGGGCTGTTTGGCTTGAGGCAGGGTGGCATCCTGTTTGACGTAGTACTCATGGTGGAGGGCAAGCCCATCCAAGCCCATCGTATCCTACTGGCTGCCGCATGTGACTACTTCAG AGGGATGTTTGCTGGAGGTCTCAGAGAGACGCAGCTGACAGAGATTCCAGTGCATGGGGTGACCTACACTGCCATGACCAAACTTCTGGACTTCATCTACACATCGGAGCTTGAGCTAGACCTGGACAACGTGCAGGAGGTCCTGGTTGCTGCCACTCTTGTACAG ATTGAGGAGGTTATTGGCTTTTGCTGTGACTTCCTCTTTTCCTGGCTGGATGACAGCAACATCTTGGAAGTTGACAAGCTGGCTGATGTGTATGGGCTGCAGCAGCTGGGGGCCAAGGTGCACTCCTACATCCTGAGGAACATTCAGACATTCTCTCGCACAGAGGTGTACCGCCAGCTTCCCCCAGAGAAGGTCCTCAGTGTGCTGAGCAGTGACGAGCTGGAGGTCAGCTCAGAGAACGAGGTGTACGAGGCAGCTTTGCACTACCACTACAGCCCAGAGCAGGTGGAGACAGACCAGGTGTCCCTCCAG gaCAATCTGAGGATGCTCGAGGCAGTGCGTTTCTGCCTCATGGACAAACAGGTGTTGCAGAGACTGTTTGGGCGGCTGAATCAGTGTCCACTGAAGGACTTTGTGGCAGCTGCACTGCGTTACCACGAGCAGGAGCTTTGGCAGCCCATCCTGCAGGGCCCCCTCACCCAGCCCCGTTCCAACTTCAACTGCATCCTTGGCTTCGGAGGTATGTTCTCCTCTGGCTCACTGACTGAGAGCGAAGAATTGTTCCAGGTCTATCACCCTAGCTGGGGTGAGTGGAGGACACTCACGGCTGCTCAAGCCCCCCGCATGTCCAACCAAGGTATCGCTGTGCTGAACAACTTTGTCTATCTGATTGGGGGAGACAAGAACACCAGCGGCTTTCGTGCAGAGACTCGCTGCTGGAG ATATGACCCTCGCCACAACATCTGGTGCTCCATCAAGCCCCTGCAGCAGCAGCATGcagaccactgtgtgtgtgtgttggacggaCACATCTACGCTATTGGGGGGCGCGACTACAGCAATGAACTGGAGTGTGTAGAACGCTACGACCCACACACCAACACCTGGGAATATGTGGCAGCCCTCAAGAGAGAG GTGTATGCACACGCCGGAGCAGTCTTGGATGGCAAGATGTACATCACTTGTGGGCGGCGGGGAATGGCGTACCTGAGAGAGACATACTGTTATGACCCCCAGCACAACCAGTGGGCAGAGTGTGCAGAGGGGCCGGTGGAGCGGGCATGGCATGGTATGGCTGCTGTCAATGGACGGGTCTATGTCATTGGTGGCAGCAATGATGAGCGCGGGTACCGCCGAGATGTTCTCCAG GTGGCATGCTACAGCCCAGCAGATAACTCTTGGTCTGTGGTGACTCCTCTACCAGCTGGTCATGGGGAGCCTGGTGTGGCAGTACTCGGCAGCCTCATCTACATACTAGGTGGGCGCTCTCATGACAAGAGCAACCGTATGAAATACGTGCACGTGTATAACACAGAGGCAGACCTCTGGGAGAGTGGGACAGCATTCGAGGACCGTATCTCCGGCCTGGCAGCCTGCGTGGTGCTCCTCTCCCGTGCTGTGATTGATCAAGCCAAGAACTGGGAGCAGCGCACCAAGGCATCCTGGGAGGAGGTGGATTTGGACAACTCtgaggactga